In Streptomyces puniciscabiei, a single genomic region encodes these proteins:
- a CDS encoding Uma2 family endonuclease, whose protein sequence is MEYGKMRAVAEELDAFAGQLEGAWSVEIGPSGPVLAMRRAPVRHQGTVRRIREQLDGQLPATHPGHICASGPQIECPAIGRMRRPDAVVLPEAALDEEGFAVDAAQVPAVIEVVPLHPYPGLGEKLADYPAISAAV, encoded by the coding sequence GTGGAGTACGGGAAGATGCGCGCCGTCGCCGAGGAGCTCGATGCCTTCGCCGGGCAGCTGGAAGGGGCCTGGAGCGTCGAGATCGGACCGTCGGGTCCGGTCCTGGCGATGAGGCGGGCGCCGGTGCGCCACCAGGGGACGGTCCGCCGCATCCGTGAGCAGCTCGACGGGCAACTGCCCGCCACTCACCCCGGCCACATCTGTGCGAGCGGCCCGCAGATCGAGTGCCCGGCGATCGGCCGCATGCGCCGCCCGGACGCGGTGGTTCTGCCGGAGGCGGCCCTCGACGAGGAAGGGTTCGCCGTTGACGCGGCACAGGTGCCCGCGGTCATCGAGGTCGTTCCGCTGCACCCCTACCCGGGCCTCGGCGAAAAGCTCGCCGATTACCCCGCCATATCAGCCGCTGTCTGA